The region AAGCGATCACCACATCCGGATTCTCCCGCCCTTCATGTTCTTTAAGCTGGATCTTTATTTCTTCACTGATCACAGACTGGAACCTGGCAACCATGTCGGGGTACGGATGCGGCCCCACCACAGAACCGATGATATAATGCGTATCCACCGGATGGTTGATCCAGTCACGAATAGCCTCATTCGTAGCGTCTTTCAGGGTTTTGCTACCACATGTAGCCGACACGACGGTGGCGCCGAGCATCTTCATCCGCTCAACATTGGGCTTTTGCCGCGCCATATCCACTTCTCCCATGTAAACAACACAATCCATACCCATCAGCGCACATACGGTTGCTGTTGCCACACCATGCTGACCTGCTCCTGTTTCGGCAATGATACGTTGCTTACCCAATCGCCGCGCCAACAAGATCTGTCCGATGGTGTTGTTTACTTTATGTGCCCCGGTATGATTGAGGTCTTCGCGTTTAAGGTATATACGGCTGCCATAATTCTCCGACAAGCGTTTGGCAAAGTACAGCGGCGTGGGCCTTCCGCAATAGTCGCGAAGGAGTCCGCGAAACTCCTTTTGAAAATCATCGCTGTTGATGATCTCCAGATAGCTGGCACGCAGCTCCTCTACATT is a window of Flavobacteriales bacterium DNA encoding:
- the trpB gene encoding tryptophan synthase subunit beta, yielding MSQFQVSEKGYYGEFGGAYIPEMLVPNVEELRASYLEIINSDDFQKEFRGLLRDYCGRPTPLYFAKRLSENYGSRIYLKREDLNHTGAHKVNNTIGQILLARRLGKQRIIAETGAGQHGVATATVCALMGMDCVVYMGEVDMARQKPNVERMKMLGATVVSATCGSKTLKDATNEAIRDWINHPVDTHYIIGSVVGPHPYPDMVARFQSVISEEIKIQLKEHEGRENPDVVIACVGGGSNAIGAFYHFLDEESVRLIAVEGAGEGVESGRTAATSVLGKPGIIHGSMTLLMQDEFGQITEPHCISAGLDYPGIGPVHAFLNKSGRVSYAHATDNEALAAGYRLARLEGIIPALESAHALAYLEKEKFKPDDVVVVNVSGRGDKDLMTYIERRDQFENESTCQPTLGSLQGRLV